A genomic segment from Bacillaceae bacterium S4-13-56 encodes:
- a CDS encoding DUF1516 family protein, with protein MIEGMIHSHVGGWSLAIVLILLAVIFLKTGQKKVSKILHMILRLVYVIIIISGGYLYSLYFQGAGNLGEATVKALAGLWVIFSMEMILVKMGKDKPTLSYWIQLIIALAITLVLGFGRLELGFLP; from the coding sequence ATGATCGAAGGAATGATCCACTCCCATGTTGGTGGATGGTCACTAGCTATTGTGCTTATACTTCTAGCCGTCATTTTCTTGAAGACAGGCCAAAAGAAAGTCTCCAAAATTCTTCACATGATTTTACGTCTCGTGTATGTAATCATCATTATTTCAGGAGGCTATTTATATAGCTTATACTTCCAAGGTGCAGGAAATCTTGGCGAAGCTACTGTAAAAGCTTTAGCTGGTTTATGGGTAATTTTTTCTATGGAAATGATTCTTGTCAAAATGGGAAAAGACAAGCCTACATTAAGCTACTGGATCCAATTGATTATTGCTTTAGCTATTACGTTAGTTTTAGGATTTGGTCGTTTAGAACTTGGTTTTTTACCTTAA
- the asnB gene encoding asparagine synthase (glutamine-hydrolyzing), whose protein sequence is MCGISGWADFQKDLTSQRDTVEKMAKQLELRGPDEANTWVSPRAAFGHQRLIVVDPTGGGQPMQRVHDGHQYVLCYNGELYNTEDLRRELVQHGWSFQSHSDTEVLLTSYMEWKEDCVHKLNGIFAFAIWDEKAQELFVARDRLGVKPLFYHYENGSLLFASEIKALLAHPKLKPVVNEEGLSEILALGPSRTPGHGVFKDIHELRPGHIGTLNANGWRVNRYWNVESKEHTESLEETADHIRFLLKDSIERQLISDVPIGTFLSGGVDSSAITAIAAEKLKKESGATLPTFSIDFEENEKYFKKSKFQPNSDVEFIIKMTEEHGTNHFSAVMDNEVLADLLKEATELRDLPGMADVDSSLLWFCREIKKEVTVALSGECADEIFGGYPWFYRPEELEREGFPWIRSSEVRYGLLNKEMRDKLDLNSYMLQRYYETVKETPTFDGDSKEEAQRREMFYLNMNWFMTNLLDRKDRMSMGASLEVRVPFSDHRLVEYVWNVPWEMKRYRDQEKGILRKALEGILPHEVLYRKKAPYPKTHHPAYTKAVVKWMDEILEDPNSRLFDIFDGKQIEELVRSEGKSIQTPWYGQLMTGPQLLAHLGQIDHWLRKYKVEIDI, encoded by the coding sequence ATGTGTGGAATTAGTGGTTGGGCTGATTTTCAAAAAGACCTTACATCCCAGAGGGACACCGTAGAGAAAATGGCGAAACAGCTTGAACTACGTGGACCTGATGAAGCCAATACTTGGGTCAGCCCGCGTGCAGCTTTTGGTCACCAACGATTAATTGTTGTCGATCCAACTGGTGGTGGTCAACCCATGCAGAGAGTACATGATGGACATCAATATGTCCTTTGTTACAATGGAGAATTATATAATACAGAAGATTTGAGAAGAGAACTGGTTCAACATGGATGGAGCTTTCAATCCCATTCTGATACAGAGGTTTTACTCACTAGTTATATGGAATGGAAGGAAGATTGTGTCCATAAACTGAATGGTATTTTTGCTTTTGCCATTTGGGATGAGAAGGCACAAGAGTTGTTTGTAGCAAGAGACCGCTTAGGGGTAAAACCATTGTTCTACCATTATGAAAACGGTAGTTTATTATTTGCTTCTGAAATAAAGGCTTTACTTGCTCATCCGAAACTTAAACCTGTGGTCAATGAAGAAGGGCTTAGTGAAATTCTTGCTTTAGGACCTTCAAGAACCCCTGGGCATGGTGTTTTTAAAGATATCCATGAGCTTCGTCCGGGACATATAGGGACATTGAATGCCAATGGATGGAGAGTCAATCGATACTGGAATGTAGAAAGCAAGGAGCATACAGAATCCCTAGAGGAAACCGCTGACCATATTCGTTTTCTATTAAAGGATTCCATTGAACGCCAGCTTATATCTGATGTTCCGATTGGCACCTTCTTATCAGGTGGCGTTGACTCTAGCGCGATTACTGCAATTGCAGCTGAAAAATTAAAAAAAGAGTCAGGTGCTACATTGCCAACCTTTTCTATTGATTTTGAGGAAAATGAAAAATATTTTAAAAAGAGTAAGTTCCAGCCCAACAGCGATGTAGAATTTATCATTAAAATGACAGAAGAGCATGGAACGAATCATTTTTCTGCAGTAATGGATAACGAAGTCTTGGCTGATTTGCTCAAAGAAGCAACGGAGTTAAGAGATTTACCGGGAATGGCCGATGTTGATTCTTCCTTACTCTGGTTTTGCCGAGAAATTAAAAAAGAAGTTACTGTAGCCTTGTCAGGTGAATGTGCTGATGAAATTTTTGGTGGTTACCCATGGTTTTATCGTCCCGAGGAATTGGAGAGAGAAGGATTTCCATGGATTCGTTCTTCAGAAGTTCGTTATGGTTTACTAAATAAAGAAATGCGAGATAAACTAGATTTAAATAGTTATATGCTTCAGCGATATTATGAAACGGTAAAAGAAACCCCTACCTTTGATGGGGATTCAAAGGAAGAAGCGCAACGAAGAGAAATGTTCTATCTGAATATGAATTGGTTTATGACCAATTTGCTAGATCGCAAGGACCGTATGAGTATGGGTGCAAGTCTGGAGGTTCGTGTTCCTTTTAGTGATCATAGACTTGTAGAATATGTGTGGAATGTACCGTGGGAAATGAAGCGTTATAGGGATCAAGAAAAAGGGATTTTGCGAAAAGCCTTGGAAGGTATTCTTCCTCATGAGGTTTTATACCGCAAAAAGGCTCCTTATCCCAAAACTCATCACCCAGCTTATACAAAAGCAGTGGTTAAGTGGATGGATGAAATTTTGGAGGATCCCAACTCACGTTTATTTGATATTTTTGATGGAAAACAAATAGAGGAACTTGTTAGAAGTGAAGGGAAATCCATCCAAACTCCTTGGTATGGTCAACTAATGACTGGTCCTCAGCTTTTGGCTCATTTAGGTCAAATCGACCATTGGTTACGAAAATATAAGGTGGAGATTGATATATAA
- a CDS encoding MATE family efflux transporter, with protein MDQQHQKKKLTLFTLTWPIFVEVLLHMLMGNADTLMLSQYSDNAVAAVGVSNQILSVIIVMFGFVATGAAILVAQNLGADREKEAGTIAMTSLGLNLWFSLALSIGLFVFSEQILGIMDLPKELMGEASVYMTVVGGLIFVQAMIMTVGAILKSYGYTKDTMYVTIGMNILNVIGNYFVIFGPFGFPVFGVVGVAYSTSISRFIGFLVLLFLLLKRSEGSLPIRSFLSYQKAHVKSLLQIGIPSAGEHLSYNASQMLITYFIAQMGTVAITTKVYTQNIMMFIFLAAIAIGQGNQILIGHMIGAGEIEDAYKRCIRSLILSIFISIGMAGIVLYFAQPLLGIFTNNETIIAEGATLLLLTVILEPGRAFNLVVINSLRAAGDVRFPVYMGILSMWGISVTFAWFFGLYLGWGLVGVWIGFIADEWLRGIIMLYRWKGRKWVTMAFVSKQTT; from the coding sequence ATGGACCAACAACACCAAAAGAAAAAACTAACCCTATTTACGTTAACATGGCCCATATTTGTAGAAGTTCTTCTCCATATGCTTATGGGGAATGCCGATACCTTAATGCTCAGTCAGTATTCGGATAATGCAGTAGCTGCAGTGGGAGTTTCCAACCAAATTTTATCCGTCATTATAGTTATGTTTGGTTTTGTGGCCACAGGGGCGGCTATTCTTGTTGCCCAGAACTTAGGGGCAGACCGGGAGAAAGAAGCTGGAACAATTGCGATGACCTCTCTTGGGTTGAATTTATGGTTTTCACTTGCTTTAAGTATAGGGCTCTTTGTTTTCTCAGAACAAATCCTAGGAATCATGGATCTTCCAAAAGAACTAATGGGTGAAGCTAGCGTTTATATGACCGTCGTAGGTGGTCTGATCTTTGTTCAAGCCATGATTATGACAGTGGGTGCAATATTAAAGAGTTATGGATATACCAAGGATACGATGTATGTCACTATTGGGATGAATATCCTAAATGTAATTGGAAACTATTTTGTAATCTTTGGTCCCTTTGGATTCCCTGTTTTTGGAGTAGTGGGGGTAGCATACTCAACTTCTATTAGTAGATTCATAGGGTTTCTTGTTTTGTTATTCCTTTTACTGAAACGTAGTGAAGGCTCTCTTCCTATTCGGTCCTTTTTATCTTATCAAAAAGCACACGTCAAAAGCTTATTGCAAATAGGAATACCATCGGCAGGTGAACATCTTTCATATAATGCGAGTCAGATGCTCATCACCTATTTCATTGCCCAAATGGGAACAGTAGCTATAACAACGAAAGTGTATACCCAAAACATTATGATGTTTATCTTTCTTGCGGCTATCGCTATTGGCCAAGGAAATCAAATCTTGATCGGTCATATGATTGGAGCAGGCGAAATTGAGGATGCATACAAACGATGTATCCGAAGCCTGATTCTGTCTATTTTTATTTCAATAGGTATGGCTGGTATTGTACTGTATTTTGCCCAACCCCTTTTAGGGATTTTCACTAATAACGAGACGATTATTGCAGAAGGGGCAACTCTTTTATTATTAACTGTTATTTTAGAACCTGGCCGTGCCTTTAATCTTGTAGTGATTAATTCATTAAGGGCAGCGGGGGATGTTCGTTTCCCTGTGTATATGGGCATCCTATCCATGTGGGGAATTAGTGTTACTTTTGCTTGGTTTTTCGGACTCTATCTCGGCTGGGGATTGGTCGGAGTATGGATTGGGTTCATAGCTGATGAATGGTTAAGAGGAATCATCATGTTGTATCGTTGGAAAGGAAGAAAGTGGGTTACAATGGCCTTTGTTTCTAAACAGACGACCTGA
- a CDS encoding AraC family transcriptional regulator produces MTENNQSHTIHEGEYLFLVPGFEHYGHKGCEEETIYTWIHFATNAPIQLLEKSTMVWSEILQKESTFLEPGEYRWILPRKKKVEHRLLLERILDQLLYAHQSTHPLERIEEQPIFQQVLVHIQKEGFDAPTSSENIAQQAIQYIEKHYQEEFRIQEMAQELHFHPDYVARVMKQTTGLSPVEYANQFRITKAKHLLVNTDLKVAAISHDVGIKEQTYFSRLFKKYEGVTPIEYRELMKRN; encoded by the coding sequence ATGACCGAGAATAACCAGTCTCATACGATTCATGAGGGGGAATATTTGTTTCTTGTTCCAGGCTTTGAGCATTATGGTCACAAAGGGTGCGAAGAGGAAACAATTTACACTTGGATTCATTTTGCAACGAATGCGCCTATTCAATTGTTGGAAAAGTCAACTATGGTATGGTCTGAGATTCTTCAAAAGGAATCAACCTTTTTAGAACCAGGAGAATATCGATGGATTCTTCCTAGAAAGAAAAAAGTGGAACATCGACTACTGTTGGAAAGGATTTTGGATCAACTTTTATATGCTCATCAAAGTACTCATCCATTAGAACGAATAGAAGAACAGCCAATTTTTCAGCAGGTTCTGGTCCACATTCAAAAGGAAGGATTTGATGCGCCGACATCATCTGAAAACATAGCTCAGCAGGCTATTCAATATATAGAAAAACATTATCAAGAAGAGTTCCGTATTCAAGAAATGGCTCAGGAACTGCATTTCCATCCGGATTATGTTGCTAGGGTTATGAAGCAAACGACCGGACTTTCTCCCGTTGAGTACGCGAATCAATTTAGAATTACAAAAGCAAAGCATCTTTTGGTAAATACAGATTTAAAAGTAGCTGCTATTTCTCACGATGTTGGTATTAAAGAACAAACCTATTTTTCGAGGTTATTTAAAAAATACGAAGGTGTTACTCCGATAGAGTACAGGGAACTCATGAAGAGAAACTAA
- a CDS encoding alpha-glycosidase: MLKEGIYHRPKNNFAYSYDKKTIHIRLQTKKNDVQKVDLITGDQYEWENDKWVYHTQPMVKSGSDDLFDYWFAAYEPPFRRLRYGFVIADQTETTVYTERGFFDQLIEDPAYYFSFPFLNEIDVFDAPDWVKDTVWYQIFPERFANGDRPNDPEGTLAWGSEEPTPTNFFGGDFQGVMNHLDHLVDLGVNGIYFTPIFKAYSNHKYDTIDYMEIDPQFGDKHTFKKLVSECHARGIKVMLDAVFNHSGYYFPQFQDVLKKQEKSEYRHWFHLREFPIQTEPKPNYDTFGFVASMPKLNTENPEVRDYLLDVARYWIEEFDIDGWRLDVANEIDHSFWRDFRRVVREAKPDAYILGEIWHDSMPWLQGDQFDAVMNYPFTHGAIEFFAKEAMSASQFANTITRVIHAYPENVNEVAFNLLDSHDTPRVLTLADGNKDRVKLLYLFQLSFTGTPCIYYGDEIGMAGGQDPGCRKCMVWEEKDQDRELFNYLQKLLKLRKDVPAFGNNSTFKFLYTNDDTNVVVYEKTSGSQRLLFILNRNDHEQMMDLSSLSLGSGKTLLGNDQVDLQQQLTLSPYGFVVVEL; encoded by the coding sequence ATGTTAAAAGAAGGTATATACCACCGTCCTAAAAATAATTTTGCCTACAGTTACGACAAAAAAACCATTCATATCCGTCTCCAAACTAAAAAAAATGACGTCCAAAAAGTAGATTTAATTACAGGTGATCAGTATGAATGGGAAAACGATAAATGGGTATATCATACACAACCCATGGTGAAGAGTGGGTCAGATGACTTATTTGATTATTGGTTTGCTGCCTATGAACCACCATTTCGAAGACTCCGATATGGTTTCGTCATTGCTGATCAAACAGAAACTACCGTCTATACAGAAAGAGGGTTTTTTGATCAGCTCATAGAGGATCCTGCTTATTACTTTTCTTTCCCATTCTTAAACGAAATTGATGTGTTTGATGCACCTGATTGGGTAAAGGATACTGTTTGGTATCAAATTTTTCCTGAACGATTTGCCAACGGGGACAGACCCAACGATCCTGAAGGAACACTTGCCTGGGGAAGCGAAGAACCAACTCCTACCAATTTCTTTGGTGGGGACTTCCAAGGTGTTATGAATCACCTGGACCATTTGGTGGATTTGGGTGTCAATGGAATTTATTTCACCCCGATATTCAAAGCTTATTCAAACCATAAATATGACACTATTGACTATATGGAAATTGACCCACAATTTGGGGATAAGCATACTTTTAAAAAATTAGTTTCAGAATGTCATGCGCGAGGCATTAAAGTTATGTTGGACGCTGTTTTTAATCACAGTGGCTATTATTTCCCTCAATTTCAAGATGTTCTTAAAAAACAAGAAAAGTCTGAGTATAGACATTGGTTTCATTTAAGGGAGTTTCCGATCCAAACTGAGCCGAAGCCAAATTACGATACCTTTGGTTTTGTTGCTTCCATGCCTAAGCTGAACACAGAGAATCCTGAAGTAAGAGATTATCTGTTAGATGTCGCGCGTTATTGGATTGAAGAATTTGATATTGATGGATGGCGTCTAGACGTTGCAAACGAAATTGATCATTCTTTTTGGAGAGATTTTCGCCGAGTTGTTAGAGAGGCAAAACCGGACGCCTATATTTTAGGGGAGATTTGGCATGACTCCATGCCTTGGCTTCAGGGAGATCAGTTTGATGCGGTTATGAATTACCCATTTACCCATGGAGCTATTGAATTTTTCGCAAAAGAAGCCATGTCTGCTTCCCAATTTGCGAATACCATTACCAGAGTGATTCACGCTTATCCTGAAAACGTGAACGAAGTCGCTTTTAATTTGTTAGACAGTCATGACACACCACGTGTTCTCACACTTGCAGATGGCAACAAAGATCGAGTGAAACTTCTTTATTTATTCCAACTTTCCTTTACTGGGACGCCTTGTATTTATTACGGAGATGAAATTGGAATGGCTGGTGGACAAGACCCGGGTTGCCGCAAATGTATGGTTTGGGAAGAAAAGGACCAAGACAGAGAATTATTCAATTATCTTCAAAAATTATTAAAATTACGGAAAGATGTTCCTGCTTTTGGAAATAACAGCACCTTTAAATTTTTGTATACCAATGATGATACGAATGTAGTTGTATACGAAAAAACATCTGGATCCCAAAGGCTTCTATTTATTCTGAATCGAAATGACCATGAACAAATGATGGATCTAAGTTCATTATCTTTAGGTTCAGGTAAAACCCTTTTAGGTAATGACCAAGTAGATTTACAACAACAACTTACCCTTAGTCCCTACGGATTTGTAGTTGTAGAACTTTAG
- a CDS encoding extracellular solute-binding protein — protein sequence MKKALLVLFSLMLVAVLAACGPDREEDTNNGNDNAATENEGTNEGNNEATSDMPEKPESLTIWMNDEEDQIEAIEASASRFTEETGIEVNVEGVTMLDQVEKLDLDGPSGNGPDIFFQPHDRIGDLVIRGLAEVVDLGDSAGDYTDTAIQAVTYEGDTWGVPAVVETYTLYYNKDIIGDQVPTTMEELETIMKDYTNTANDEYGMLAEANNFYFMYPYFAGYGGYVFANDNGTYDPSDIGLNNEGAAKGGELIQSWFTNGYMPKEITADILNGLFKDGKVATVINGPWMMGEYKEALGDSLGAVALPLLENGEHPKSFVGVKTFMLSYYSENKEWATELMKYLTNTEEAINYFTTAGELPARNDSLEDPAITGDPIVAAFLEQASYGEPMPGIPQMQQVWDPANAALQFIANGDDPKEVLDEAVQIIQDNIAAASGQ from the coding sequence ATGAAAAAAGCGTTACTAGTACTATTTAGTTTAATGCTTGTTGCTGTGCTGGCTGCATGTGGACCAGACCGTGAAGAAGACACTAATAACGGTAATGACAATGCAGCAACTGAGAATGAAGGAACTAATGAGGGGAATAACGAAGCAACTTCAGATATGCCTGAGAAACCAGAATCACTTACTATCTGGATGAATGATGAAGAAGATCAAATAGAAGCTATTGAGGCTTCTGCTTCTAGATTCACAGAAGAAACTGGAATTGAAGTGAATGTTGAAGGTGTAACAATGCTTGATCAAGTAGAGAAACTTGATCTTGATGGACCAAGTGGAAATGGGCCTGATATTTTCTTCCAACCACATGACCGTATTGGTGACCTTGTTATCCGCGGACTTGCAGAAGTAGTTGATCTTGGAGACAGTGCCGGTGATTACACAGATACGGCTATCCAAGCTGTTACTTATGAAGGAGATACATGGGGAGTTCCTGCTGTAGTAGAAACTTATACTTTATACTACAATAAAGATATTATTGGAGATCAAGTTCCAACTACTATGGAAGAACTTGAAACAATTATGAAAGATTATACAAATACTGCAAATGATGAGTACGGTATGTTAGCAGAAGCAAATAACTTCTACTTTATGTATCCATACTTTGCTGGATATGGCGGCTATGTATTTGCTAATGATAATGGAACTTATGATCCATCTGACATCGGGTTGAATAATGAGGGCGCTGCAAAAGGTGGAGAATTAATTCAATCCTGGTTTACGAATGGATATATGCCTAAAGAAATAACTGCAGATATCTTAAATGGTCTATTTAAAGATGGTAAAGTTGCAACAGTTATTAATGGACCTTGGATGATGGGTGAATATAAAGAAGCTCTTGGTGACAGTCTGGGTGCTGTAGCTCTTCCATTACTTGAAAATGGTGAGCATCCAAAATCTTTCGTAGGTGTGAAGACATTCATGCTTTCCTACTACTCTGAAAATAAAGAGTGGGCTACTGAATTAATGAAATATTTAACTAACACTGAAGAAGCCATTAACTACTTTACAACTGCTGGTGAATTACCTGCACGTAATGATTCTTTAGAAGACCCAGCTATTACAGGGGATCCAATTGTGGCTGCTTTCTTAGAGCAAGCTTCTTATGGTGAGCCAATGCCTGGTATTCCTCAAATGCAACAAGTTTGGGACCCAGCTAATGCTGCGCTTCAATTCATCGCTAACGGTGATGATCCAAAAGAAGTGTTAGACGAAGCTGTACAAATTATTCAGGATAATATTGCTGCTGCAAGCGGACAATAA